A region from the Halarsenatibacter silvermanii genome encodes:
- the nuoF gene encoding NADH-quinone oxidoreductase subunit NuoF, translating into MSIIESAADLEEFQNRAEKEYESHDKLISMCGGTGCRGGGCQDVIEELQTQLEDKGITDEVGLKVTGCQGFCEMGPLMVIRPEGNFYCNIEPEDVEEILEKTIKKGEAIERLEYVEPQTQEKIIKEQDIPFYKNQGRIVFESNGHISPTDIEDYFAVDGYTGLKKALLEMEQEDVIDEVKESGLRGRGGGGFPTGKKWDLCYQQDSEPKYLICNSDEGDPGAYMDRSIKEGNPHLVLEGMIIAAYAIGASQGFIYIRAEYPLAVEHITEAVKQAREYGLLGEEILGTDFSFDIEIMEGAGAFVCGEETALMASIEGERGMPRPRPPYPAESGLWGQPTNINNVESYANVPLIIRDGADWFNSVGTENSTGTKIFSLVGKVNNTGLIEVPMGISLEEVVFDIGGGIPGDKKAKAVQTGGPSGGCIPRDMFDIPVDFDKLQEVGSIMGSGGLVVMDEDTCMVDVAKFFLDFTQDESCGKCPPCRLGTRRMLEILERITSGEGRKGDIELLEELGERIIDTSLCGLGQTAPNPVLSTIEYFRDEYEAHIYEKSCPAGVCQNLIFYHIIDEECQACDRCRQICPVDAIEGEPGEDPYRIFDDACIRCGNCLDECPFDAIEIVPGQREEVGV; encoded by the coding sequence ATGTCAATCATAGAATCAGCTGCTGATCTGGAGGAGTTTCAGAATAGAGCCGAAAAAGAGTATGAAAGTCACGATAAATTGATTTCTATGTGCGGTGGTACCGGCTGCCGCGGGGGCGGCTGTCAGGATGTAATAGAGGAGCTTCAGACCCAGCTGGAGGATAAAGGAATTACTGACGAGGTCGGCCTGAAAGTTACGGGCTGCCAGGGTTTTTGCGAGATGGGGCCGCTCATGGTTATCCGGCCCGAAGGAAATTTTTACTGCAATATAGAACCGGAAGATGTTGAGGAAATTCTGGAAAAGACCATCAAAAAGGGTGAAGCTATCGAGCGGCTTGAGTATGTGGAGCCGCAGACTCAAGAGAAGATCATCAAAGAACAGGATATACCCTTTTATAAAAATCAGGGTAGAATAGTATTTGAAAGCAACGGTCACATCTCTCCTACCGATATAGAGGATTATTTTGCAGTCGACGGGTATACCGGACTCAAAAAGGCTCTGCTGGAGATGGAGCAGGAAGATGTCATAGACGAGGTCAAAGAATCCGGTCTGCGGGGCCGCGGAGGCGGCGGCTTTCCCACCGGCAAGAAATGGGATCTCTGTTATCAGCAGGATTCCGAGCCCAAATATCTCATCTGCAACTCCGATGAGGGCGATCCAGGCGCCTACATGGACAGGAGTATCAAGGAAGGCAATCCTCATCTGGTGCTGGAGGGAATGATAATAGCTGCCTATGCCATCGGAGCCTCCCAGGGTTTTATCTATATTAGAGCCGAATACCCGCTGGCGGTTGAACATATAACTGAGGCCGTGAAGCAGGCGCGCGAGTATGGACTTCTGGGCGAAGAAATTCTGGGCACAGATTTCAGCTTTGATATCGAGATCATGGAAGGAGCCGGCGCTTTTGTCTGCGGTGAGGAGACTGCACTTATGGCTTCGATCGAGGGAGAAAGAGGCATGCCCCGCCCCCGACCGCCATATCCAGCCGAGAGCGGTCTCTGGGGACAGCCCACCAATATAAACAACGTGGAAAGTTATGCCAATGTGCCCCTGATCATCAGAGATGGAGCCGATTGGTTTAATTCTGTGGGAACCGAAAACAGCACCGGCACGAAGATATTTTCGCTGGTCGGCAAGGTCAACAATACCGGACTTATAGAGGTGCCGATGGGCATATCTCTCGAGGAAGTTGTTTTTGATATCGGCGGAGGCATACCCGGAGATAAAAAAGCCAAAGCTGTTCAGACGGGAGGTCCTTCCGGCGGCTGTATTCCCAGAGATATGTTCGACATCCCGGTCGATTTCGATAAGCTGCAGGAAGTCGGCTCCATTATGGGCTCAGGCGGTCTGGTGGTAATGGATGAAGATACCTGTATGGTCGATGTGGCCAAATTTTTCCTCGATTTCACCCAGGATGAATCCTGTGGAAAATGTCCTCCCTGCCGGCTGGGAACCCGCCGGATGCTGGAAATTCTGGAGAGAATAACTTCTGGCGAGGGCAGAAAAGGAGATATCGAACTCTTAGAAGAGCTGGGAGAGAGGATAATCGACACCTCTCTTTGCGGCCTGGGGCAGACAGCACCCAATCCGGTGCTGAGTACAATTGAATATTTTCGCGATGAATACGAAGCTCATATTTATGAAAAATCCTGTCCTGCCGGCGTATGTCAGAACCTGATTTTCTATCACATCATCGATGAGGAGTGTCAGGCCTGTGACCGCTGCCGTCAGATATGTCCGGTCGATGCTATCGAGGGAGAACCGGGTGAAGATCCCTACAGGATTTTTGATGATGCCTGTATTCGCTGTGGAAATTGCCTAGATGAATGTCCCTTTGACGCTATAGAGATAGTGCCCGGTCAGCGCGAAGAAGTCGGGGTTTAA
- a CDS encoding complex I 24 kDa subunit family protein: MEFELEKVDEIVEKYSRGGEKKSPLIPVLQDIQLTYGWLPEEAMVRASELMDTSLAQLSGVATFYNEFRLKPLGENHIVVCTGTACHVRGAPMLIEELERNLGIEKGGVTEDRKFSFEGARCVGSCAVAPVVVVNGEFHGNMTKKRISEIIDELE, from the coding sequence GTGGAATTCGAACTGGAAAAAGTTGATGAGATAGTCGAAAAATATTCCCGGGGCGGCGAGAAAAAATCTCCCCTGATCCCCGTGCTGCAGGATATTCAGCTGACCTACGGCTGGCTGCCCGAAGAGGCCATGGTCAGGGCTTCTGAGCTTATGGACACCTCGCTGGCCCAGCTTTCCGGCGTGGCTACATTTTACAACGAATTTCGCCTGAAACCGCTGGGAGAAAATCATATTGTGGTATGTACGGGCACAGCCTGTCATGTCCGGGGAGCCCCGATGCTGATCGAGGAGCTCGAGAGAAATCTCGGCATCGAAAAGGGGGGCGTGACTGAGGACAGGAAATTTTCCTTTGAAGGAGCCAGATGTGTCGGCTCCTGTGCTGTCGCTCCTGTTGTCGTGGTCAATGGGGAGTTTCACGGCAATATGACCAAAAAGAGAATTTCGGAAATAATAGATGAACTGGAGTAA